A section of the Streptomyces sp. 6-11-2 genome encodes:
- a CDS encoding GNAT family N-acetyltransferase: MSTLAAHAIGTRRLDLLPLHVEHAEEMAVVLSDPALHTFIGGTPDTPRALRSRYERMTAGSPDPAVSWLNWVIRLREESCLTGTVQATVGPSGHGLTAELAWVVGTPWQGRGIAGEAARALVDRLGRRPVRTVVAHIHPDHRASAAVATAAGLTPTDAWHEGERRWCLSVRR; the protein is encoded by the coding sequence ATGAGCACCCTCGCGGCCCACGCCATCGGCACCAGGCGGCTGGATCTGCTGCCGCTGCACGTCGAGCACGCCGAGGAGATGGCCGTGGTGCTGTCCGATCCGGCCCTGCACACCTTCATCGGCGGCACGCCGGACACCCCGCGAGCCCTGCGCTCGCGCTACGAGCGCATGACGGCCGGCTCTCCCGATCCGGCCGTCTCCTGGCTGAACTGGGTGATCCGGCTGCGGGAGGAGTCCTGCCTGACGGGCACGGTCCAGGCGACGGTCGGCCCCTCCGGCCACGGACTCACCGCCGAGCTCGCCTGGGTGGTGGGGACCCCGTGGCAGGGACGAGGCATCGCCGGCGAGGCCGCCCGGGCACTCGTCGACCGCCTGGGCCGCCGGCCGGTGCGGACCGTCGTCGCCCACATCCACCCCGACCACCGGGCATCCGCCGCCGTCGCCACCGCCGCCGGGCTCACACCCACCGACGCATGGCACGAAGGCGAGCGCCGATGGTGCCTGAGCGTCAGGCGATGA